The Williamsia sp. DF01-3 genome has a window encoding:
- a CDS encoding MFS transporter → MSAVSTPVSTANPQGWREWRGSRRNAVLALALGAFGIGTTEFVAMGLLPSIADSLGTTEPTAGHVISAYALGVVVGAPLIAALTARMSRRTLLIALMVAFTIGNAATVLAQSYGMLMVARFVAGLPHGAYFGVAALVAAHLAGPDARAKAVGQVMLGLSVANVIGVPAATWLGSALGWRAAFVVVVVIGLLTIGALSVFLPTLSGMKITNPITELGALTRPQVWFTLFIGIVGFGGMFAFYTYISTTLTSVSGVSESFIPIALMLFGLGMVTGNIAGGALADRGVVRAIFIGLVAITVVLILFALLASNPWAALVLTFLIGVSGTALTPALQIRLMDVAEDAQTLAAALNHSALNIANAGGAWLGGLVIAAGYGYRAPSLLGAGLAVAGLLVLALALAYARRVRAKAPALPQTDELVTVDAR, encoded by the coding sequence ATGTCTGCCGTCAGTACCCCTGTTTCCACTGCGAACCCGCAGGGATGGCGGGAATGGCGGGGAAGTCGTCGCAACGCAGTCCTGGCTCTTGCCCTGGGCGCTTTCGGGATCGGCACCACCGAGTTCGTGGCGATGGGACTGCTCCCGTCGATCGCGGACTCCCTCGGGACCACCGAACCCACAGCAGGACACGTCATCTCCGCCTACGCCCTCGGTGTCGTCGTGGGTGCACCGCTGATCGCTGCGCTGACCGCCCGGATGTCCCGGCGCACACTGCTGATCGCCTTGATGGTGGCCTTCACCATCGGCAACGCCGCCACAGTGCTCGCCCAGAGTTACGGCATGCTCATGGTGGCCCGCTTTGTCGCAGGCCTTCCCCACGGCGCCTACTTCGGGGTCGCGGCTCTGGTCGCCGCACACCTCGCCGGCCCGGATGCACGGGCCAAGGCGGTGGGGCAGGTGATGCTGGGCCTCAGCGTCGCCAACGTGATCGGCGTCCCTGCCGCCACCTGGCTCGGCAGCGCTCTGGGATGGCGCGCCGCATTTGTCGTGGTGGTGGTGATCGGGCTGCTGACGATCGGTGCCCTGTCGGTGTTCCTGCCCACGTTGTCCGGCATGAAGATCACCAACCCCATCACCGAACTGGGCGCTCTCACCCGGCCTCAGGTGTGGTTCACGCTGTTCATCGGCATCGTCGGATTCGGCGGGATGTTCGCGTTCTACACCTACATCAGCACCACGCTGACCAGCGTTTCCGGAGTGTCCGAGTCGTTCATCCCCATCGCACTGATGCTGTTCGGCCTCGGCATGGTCACCGGCAACATCGCCGGCGGTGCACTTGCCGATCGCGGTGTGGTCCGGGCCATCTTCATCGGGCTGGTGGCGATCACGGTGGTACTCATCTTGTTCGCGTTGCTCGCCAGCAACCCGTGGGCCGCCCTGGTGCTCACATTCCTGATCGGTGTCAGCGGGACCGCGCTGACACCGGCGTTGCAGATCCGTCTGATGGATGTCGCCGAGGACGCGCAGACGCTCGCCGCTGCGCTGAACCACTCCGCACTCAACATCGCCAACGCCGGAGGGGCCTGGCTCGGCGGTCTGGTGATCGCGGCCGGGTACGGGTACCGTGCGCCGTCTCTGCTCGGCGCCGGGTTGGCAGTGGCGGGTCTGCTGGTCCTGGCTCTTGCCCTCGCGTATGCCCGGCGCGTCCGGGCCAAGGCTCCGGCCCTTCCGCAGACGGACGAACTGGTCACGGTCGACGCACGTTGA
- a CDS encoding exodeoxyribonuclease III, producing MTTIVTTINANGIRAAVKQRSERNLGLLPWLRDTDTHHVLLQETRATEEQVVEALAPALADGWHLALNESTVKGHSGVAILSRSAPDRVRKGFGSNEFDSTGRYVEADFGDLTVASLYLPKGASDGPKREEKFRFLDEFAAHLAALSRKRRDVVIGGDWNIAPTELDLKNAKGNVKNPGFLPEERQWVAGLLEAGWVDVARELAGEVSGPYSWWSWRGKAFDNDAGWRIDYQLANKRLGQRATKSYVHRADAYDLRWSDHAPVTVEYS from the coding sequence GTGACGACAATCGTGACCACGATCAACGCAAACGGCATCCGGGCGGCGGTGAAGCAACGCTCCGAGCGCAACCTGGGACTGTTGCCGTGGCTGCGCGACACCGACACCCACCACGTGCTGCTGCAGGAAACCCGGGCCACCGAAGAGCAGGTGGTCGAAGCACTCGCCCCCGCCCTCGCCGACGGGTGGCATCTCGCTCTGAACGAGTCGACGGTCAAGGGACACTCGGGTGTGGCAATCTTGTCGCGCTCGGCTCCGGACCGCGTTCGTAAAGGTTTCGGCAGCAACGAGTTCGACAGCACCGGCCGGTACGTCGAGGCCGACTTCGGTGATCTGACCGTGGCCAGTCTGTACCTGCCCAAGGGTGCTTCGGACGGCCCGAAGCGCGAGGAGAAGTTCCGGTTCCTCGATGAGTTCGCTGCCCATCTCGCGGCGTTGTCGCGCAAACGCCGCGACGTGGTCATCGGCGGCGACTGGAACATCGCACCTACCGAACTCGACCTGAAGAATGCGAAGGGAAACGTCAAGAACCCTGGCTTCCTGCCCGAGGAGCGGCAGTGGGTCGCCGGACTGCTCGAAGCCGGCTGGGTCGACGTCGCCCGCGAACTGGCGGGTGAGGTGTCTGGCCCGTACTCGTGGTGGAGTTGGCGCGGCAAGGCCTTCGACAACGACGCGGGCTGGCGGATCGACTACCAGCTCGCGAACAAGCGACTGGGGCAACGCGCCACCAAGTCGTACGTGCACCGGGCCGACGCCTATGACCTCCGCTGGTCCGACCACGCCCCCGTCACGGTGGAGTACTCGTGA
- the trpS gene encoding tryptophan--tRNA ligase translates to MTEATTETAATERRRRVLSGIQPTSDSFHLGNYLGAVQQWVALQDEFEEAFYFIPDMHAITAAHDPKALRDRSRRSVAQLLALGVDPDRATIYLQSHVPQIAQVTWVLSCITGFGEASRMTQFKDKSAKQGVDHASVGLFTYPILMAADILTFGVDQVPVGEDQRQHLELTRNLAQRFNSRFGKTFVVPEAYIVAETAKIYDLQNPTAKMSKSAESDSGLINLLDDPKRSAKKLRSAVTDNGRDIVFDRENKPGVSNLLTIQSALTGKSIDDLVAGYADQGYGQLKVDTAEALSEFVIPLRARFDELMADRAEIDRVLAAGADRARDVASRTLQKVYDKVGFAAPVAPD, encoded by the coding sequence GTGACTGAAGCGACTACCGAGACCGCGGCAACAGAGCGACGCAGACGCGTGCTGTCGGGTATCCAGCCGACCAGCGATTCGTTCCATCTGGGCAATTACCTGGGTGCGGTTCAGCAGTGGGTCGCCCTCCAGGACGAGTTCGAGGAAGCCTTCTACTTCATCCCGGACATGCACGCCATCACCGCAGCACACGACCCCAAAGCGCTGCGTGACCGGTCGCGCCGCAGTGTTGCCCAACTGCTCGCCCTGGGCGTCGATCCGGATCGCGCGACCATCTATCTGCAGTCCCACGTGCCGCAGATCGCACAGGTGACCTGGGTCCTGTCGTGCATCACCGGATTCGGCGAGGCCAGCCGGATGACTCAGTTCAAGGACAAGTCGGCGAAGCAGGGTGTGGACCACGCGAGCGTGGGTCTGTTCACCTACCCGATCTTGATGGCCGCCGACATCCTCACGTTCGGGGTGGACCAGGTCCCCGTCGGCGAGGATCAGCGCCAGCACCTCGAACTGACGCGAAACCTGGCGCAACGGTTCAACTCCCGCTTCGGCAAGACGTTTGTGGTGCCGGAGGCCTACATCGTGGCCGAGACGGCCAAGATCTACGACCTGCAGAATCCGACGGCCAAGATGAGCAAATCCGCCGAATCCGATTCGGGCCTGATCAACCTTCTCGACGATCCCAAACGCTCGGCCAAGAAGCTGCGCTCCGCGGTGACGGACAACGGTCGCGACATCGTCTTCGACCGGGAGAACAAACCAGGGGTGAGCAACCTGCTGACCATCCAGTCGGCACTGACCGGCAAGTCCATCGACGATCTCGTCGCCGGGTACGCCGACCAGGGTTATGGCCAGCTCAAGGTGGATACGGCAGAGGCGTTGAGCGAGTTCGTGATTCCGCTGCGCGCGCGATTCGATGAACTGATGGCCGACCGCGCCGAGATCGACCGGGTGCTGGCCGCCGGGGCCGATCGTGCCCGTGACGTCGCCTCGCGCACCTTGCAGAAGGTGTATGACAAGGTCGGATTCGCCGCTCCGGTGGCACCCGACTGA
- the yhjD gene encoding inner membrane protein YhjD, with protein sequence MSTPETDKAPEKPSFLDRQRAQRPWLDHLVAAGTRYQNSKGDFFAAGATYFSVFALFPLLMIGFATAGFVFAGNPDLLDKAKDEIAESVDGSMSQQLTDLMDQAIESRTTIGVVGLVVALYAGLGWMANLRNALTVQWGPEPESAGVVKTKLADLGALAGLFLAIVLTFSLSALSSSGLTLKILEWLSADDLPGVSVGIRAVSYVLSILTSWLLFTWVIAKLPRVALPLRNAAKAGLLTAVVFEIFKFVASFYLKSVLTGPAGATFGPILGIMVFAFITTRIILFATAWAATDPINRKFETTRVPDPVVISPRVDVRDGLSPRGAAAAIGAGVVAALGISALRGRRR encoded by the coding sequence ATGTCCACTCCAGAGACAGACAAAGCGCCCGAAAAGCCGTCCTTCCTGGACAGGCAGCGCGCGCAGCGGCCCTGGCTTGATCACCTGGTGGCCGCGGGCACGCGTTACCAGAACAGCAAGGGGGACTTCTTCGCTGCGGGCGCAACCTATTTCAGTGTCTTCGCCTTGTTTCCGCTGCTGATGATCGGGTTCGCCACCGCGGGCTTCGTGTTCGCGGGCAACCCCGACCTCCTGGACAAGGCGAAGGACGAGATCGCCGAGTCCGTCGACGGCAGCATGAGTCAGCAGCTGACCGATCTGATGGACCAGGCGATCGAGTCACGTACCACGATCGGAGTCGTCGGGCTGGTGGTCGCGCTGTACGCAGGACTGGGGTGGATGGCCAACCTGCGCAACGCACTGACCGTCCAGTGGGGACCCGAGCCGGAGTCCGCAGGGGTGGTGAAGACCAAGCTGGCCGACCTCGGTGCGCTTGCGGGACTGTTCCTCGCGATCGTCCTGACGTTCTCCCTTTCGGCATTGTCCAGCAGCGGACTCACACTGAAGATCCTCGAGTGGTTGAGTGCCGACGACCTGCCCGGGGTGTCGGTGGGCATCCGGGCCGTGTCGTACGTGTTGTCGATATTGACGTCGTGGTTGCTGTTCACCTGGGTCATCGCGAAGTTGCCCAGGGTGGCATTGCCGCTCCGGAACGCGGCCAAGGCCGGCCTGCTGACAGCCGTGGTCTTCGAGATCTTCAAGTTCGTTGCCTCGTTCTACCTGAAATCGGTCCTGACGGGTCCGGCGGGGGCGACCTTCGGGCCGATCCTCGGGATCATGGTCTTTGCCTTCATCACCACACGGATCATCTTGTTCGCCACGGCGTGGGCGGCCACTGATCCGATCAATCGCAAATTCGAAACGACGCGGGTCCCCGATCCGGTGGTCATCAGTCCGCGGGTCGACGTCCGCGATGGCTTGTCCCCGCGGGGCGCCGCGGCTGCCATCGGGGCGGGAGTCGTCGCCGCGCTGGGCATCTCGGCATTGCGGGGACGCAGACGCTGA
- a CDS encoding SDR family oxidoreductase, with amino-acid sequence MTNSPSTPTGKPLALVTGASSGIGYELAALFAADGYDLIVASDSEKIDTAAERLGETGAHVRSVTADLRTEDGVAQVYAAVAADERPLAAAALNAGVGQGGAFLDTPLPDTMSVIDLNVKSTVHLTKLVLEDMVRRNEGKLLVTSSIASTMPGPYQAVYNASKSFVQSFVEALQGELSDSAVTITSLMPGPTGTNFFHRARMDDTKMGQAKKDDAGEVARQGYDAMMGGKRKVVASSIMSKAMAAVDAVTPDAAKAAAHKFLARPGSGR; translated from the coding sequence ATGACGAATTCGCCCAGCACACCAACCGGTAAACCACTTGCCCTCGTGACCGGCGCCTCGAGCGGAATCGGTTACGAGCTCGCCGCACTCTTCGCTGCAGATGGCTACGACCTCATCGTCGCTTCCGACAGCGAGAAGATCGACACGGCCGCCGAGCGTCTCGGTGAGACCGGTGCTCATGTTCGGTCGGTCACCGCCGATCTACGGACCGAGGACGGCGTGGCGCAGGTCTACGCAGCTGTCGCGGCAGACGAACGCCCCTTGGCCGCAGCGGCGCTCAACGCAGGTGTCGGGCAGGGCGGCGCCTTCCTCGACACCCCGCTGCCCGACACCATGTCGGTCATCGACCTCAACGTGAAATCGACGGTGCATCTGACCAAACTCGTCCTCGAGGACATGGTGCGGCGCAATGAAGGCAAGCTCCTCGTCACCTCGTCGATCGCTTCGACGATGCCGGGGCCGTATCAGGCGGTGTACAACGCGTCGAAGTCCTTTGTGCAGTCGTTTGTCGAAGCGCTGCAAGGGGAGTTGAGTGACAGCGCGGTCACCATCACTTCACTGATGCCGGGTCCCACGGGCACCAATTTCTTCCATCGGGCGCGGATGGACGACACGAAGATGGGGCAGGCGAAGAAGGACGACGCCGGCGAGGTGGCGCGCCAAGGTTATGACGCGATGATGGGCGGGAAGCGCAAAGTGGTGGCCAGCTCCATCATGTCGAAGGCAATGGCAGCGGTCGACGCTGTGACGCCGGATGCGGCGAAAGCAGCAGCGCACAAGTTCTTGGCCCGGCCGGGGTCGGGACGCTGA
- a CDS encoding NAD-dependent epimerase/dehydratase family protein, producing MRIAITGASGNLGTALLSELAESGHDLIGIARRIPQSVPPYDSARWIAIDVGGRDAVRQLTAAFEGVDVVVHLAWQFQPSHRVGQLRATGVQGTGNVLAASAAVGIGHLVHMSSGAVYSGVDDHRAVDESWSRSGVKESVYSIGKVDAERSIDEWEQTHPNTPPVARLRPGFIGQGGIGAELLRYALPGYFPAGLLKMIPIVPLDRSLTIPAVHARDVAVAIGTIIDRRAHGAFNLAADPPVTAADIATALGARLVHVPKPVVAGAVALSWRLHVQPVDRGWIELAYQVPLLDCTRARHELDWAPRFSGTETIAQAVDAVLESEDGASPPLRRRNLIGEVGRVLSGRGVATRDKA from the coding sequence ATGCGTATCGCCATCACCGGAGCCAGCGGCAACCTGGGCACGGCACTCCTGTCCGAGCTTGCCGAGTCCGGACATGACCTGATCGGGATCGCGCGACGGATTCCCCAGTCGGTACCGCCATACGACAGCGCCCGATGGATTGCGATAGACGTCGGTGGCCGGGATGCGGTCCGACAACTGACGGCGGCGTTCGAAGGCGTCGATGTGGTCGTCCATCTGGCGTGGCAATTCCAGCCGTCGCATCGCGTGGGCCAATTGCGTGCAACCGGAGTGCAAGGCACCGGCAATGTGCTCGCCGCCTCCGCGGCCGTCGGCATCGGCCACCTGGTGCACATGTCATCGGGCGCGGTGTACAGCGGTGTCGACGATCATCGCGCTGTCGATGAATCGTGGTCACGATCCGGCGTCAAAGAGTCGGTTTACAGCATCGGCAAGGTCGACGCGGAACGGTCGATCGACGAGTGGGAGCAGACACATCCGAACACCCCGCCCGTTGCCAGACTTCGACCCGGCTTCATCGGCCAAGGAGGAATCGGCGCGGAACTGCTCCGGTACGCCCTCCCAGGCTACTTCCCCGCAGGCCTGCTCAAGATGATCCCGATAGTGCCCTTGGATCGCTCGTTGACCATCCCCGCGGTTCATGCGCGCGACGTTGCCGTCGCGATCGGAACCATCATCGATCGACGCGCTCACGGCGCCTTCAACCTCGCCGCCGATCCGCCGGTGACCGCGGCCGACATCGCCACGGCGCTGGGCGCCCGTCTGGTTCACGTTCCGAAGCCGGTGGTCGCCGGCGCTGTTGCCCTGTCGTGGCGGCTGCACGTGCAACCGGTGGACCGGGGCTGGATCGAGTTGGCCTACCAGGTACCCCTTCTCGATTGCACCCGCGCACGGCACGAACTCGACTGGGCTCCCAGGTTCAGCGGAACAGAGACCATCGCACAAGCAGTGGATGCCGTGCTCGAATCCGAGGACGGGGCGAGCCCCCCGCTGCGACGCCGCAACCTCATCGGCGAAGTGGGCAGGGTACTCAGCGGCCGTGGCGTGGCCACCCGCGACAAGGCCTGA
- a CDS encoding D-alanyl-D-alanine carboxypeptidase family protein produces the protein MIRPMVRAAAMATVVLLAPGSIGLGAATAAPIQGTPTAGAPAPETITDTCPYKTLPIPPVDESEVVPPGSSSPAPLPVPSPPVGGEALGGCGVVTAPGAAPPPAGLTAAGWLIADLTADKVLAAKDPHGRYRPASTIKVLLILVVLDELDLDDTVTGTQEDDEVEGDAAGVGPGGVYTVRELVAGLMMVSGNDCANALARALGGPQETVDKMNAKARELGALDTRAASASGLDGPGMSSSPYDEALIFAEALENDDFVEISQQTQMRFPGYPGMPTPTPTDQSVDGAVTETTTQSTPAGDPGIDLYNMNQLLYDYPGTVAGKTGYTDDARKTFVGAAERDGRTILVVQMYGLNDSYGSFWRQAEAMLDYGFAQSSDLFVGSLTDDPASPSSVEYSGGTDEDDAARSPSVQDSGRSSWTARITIGLVGALVVIGLVYAGTRVNRRR, from the coding sequence ATGATACGACCGATGGTGCGAGCCGCAGCTATGGCGACGGTGGTGCTGCTGGCACCCGGCTCCATCGGCCTGGGAGCGGCGACGGCCGCGCCGATCCAGGGCACACCGACCGCAGGTGCTCCGGCACCCGAGACCATCACCGACACCTGCCCGTACAAGACGCTGCCGATTCCTCCTGTCGACGAATCCGAGGTGGTTCCGCCGGGCTCATCCTCACCTGCACCTCTGCCCGTGCCCAGCCCACCGGTCGGTGGTGAAGCACTCGGCGGATGTGGCGTGGTCACAGCCCCTGGTGCGGCTCCCCCACCCGCCGGACTCACCGCCGCAGGTTGGCTGATCGCCGATCTGACCGCAGACAAGGTACTGGCGGCCAAAGACCCTCACGGTCGGTACCGTCCCGCGAGCACCATCAAGGTCCTGCTGATCCTGGTGGTTCTGGACGAGTTGGATCTCGACGACACGGTCACCGGGACGCAGGAGGACGACGAGGTCGAGGGCGATGCTGCCGGTGTCGGGCCGGGTGGTGTCTACACCGTGCGTGAACTCGTGGCAGGTCTGATGATGGTGTCCGGCAACGACTGCGCCAACGCCCTGGCCCGCGCACTCGGCGGCCCGCAGGAAACAGTCGACAAGATGAACGCCAAAGCCCGCGAGCTGGGTGCCCTGGACACACGCGCGGCGTCGGCCTCCGGTCTGGACGGTCCCGGGATGAGCAGCTCCCCGTACGACGAGGCGCTCATCTTCGCCGAGGCCCTGGAGAACGACGACTTCGTGGAGATCTCGCAGCAGACGCAGATGAGGTTTCCCGGCTACCCAGGGATGCCGACGCCCACCCCCACCGACCAGAGTGTCGACGGCGCGGTCACCGAGACCACCACACAGTCGACTCCTGCCGGGGATCCCGGCATCGACCTCTACAACATGAACCAGCTGCTGTACGACTATCCCGGCACCGTGGCAGGCAAGACGGGCTATACCGACGATGCCCGAAAGACCTTCGTGGGCGCGGCGGAGCGGGACGGACGCACCATTCTTGTTGTCCAGATGTACGGCCTCAACGACTCCTACGGCTCGTTCTGGCGACAGGCCGAGGCGATGCTCGATTACGGGTTCGCCCAGTCATCGGATCTGTTCGTCGGCTCGCTCACCGACGATCCCGCATCACCGAGTTCGGTGGAGTACTCCGGTGGCACCGACGAAGACGACGCGGCCAGGTCCCCATCCGTGCAGGATTCGGGCCGGTCGTCATGGACCGCTCGGATCACCATCGGGCTTGTCGGAGCACTGGTTGTCATCGGGCTGGTCTACGCCGGGACACGGGTGAACAGGCGGCGCTGA